Part of the Labilithrix sp. genome, CCGACCACACGGTCGAGGGCAGTCGTGCGAGCGCGGTGCCGACGTCTCGGTCGCGGAACCCAAGGCGGACGAGCGCGAAGCGGACGACCTCGCGCGGCGCCCGGTCGTCGTGCGGCGCCGGCACGAACGCACCAATCGATCCGCGCCGGCGCGGATCAACCTCCTCATCGTCGCCTGGAGCATCCCCGCCCCCGACCGCCGACGTCGCGGAAGCGACGACGCTCGCGTCCGTCGCACTGGCGACGCCCGTATTCGCGACCACCGACGTCGCGGAAGCGACGACGCTCGCGTCCGTCGCACTGGCGACGCCCGTATTCGCGGCCGCCGAAGCGACGCTCGCGTCCACGTCGTGGGCAAGCGTGGTGATACCCGTATTCGCGGCCACCGGATCGCGCGCGACCGCCTGCGTTGCCGGGGGCGTCGACGTCGGATAGCGCAGCGACGTCGCT contains:
- a CDS encoding HNH endonuclease produces the protein FVSPDGERCPAREWLEVDHRQPRALGGAGTLENVRILCRAHNRLAAERAFGVEHVARKIEEARAARAPADPSVHPNLIDRPAATSLRYPTSTPPATQAVARDPVAANTGITTLAHDVDASVASAAANTGVASATDASVVASATSVVANTGVASATDASVVASATSAVGGGDAPGDDEEVDPRRRGSIGAFVPAPHDDRAPREVVRFALVRLGFRDRDVGTALARLPSTVWSEPLDVAVRAALRLLT